From the genome of Mycetocola spongiae, one region includes:
- a CDS encoding DUF6049 family protein gives MTKTRILPPLRTLIAAASAVVGLLLVPAAGPAAALTSQTGVGTPVVRLEPATVEVKPTITLSGSLDVLAPGGEITFTSTITNTTAETLPAGRATLSSSDRPLSTRKILDGWLSGASDLRLPGALDSVSVPELAPGASYGVPPVTLTADQLGLYSQYGNYPVRAYYRGGDVTAEDRSSILFDTGDIPAPVGVALVVPITVPTSGDGLIPSESLAQWTAPGGVLTRQLDESTGRAVTLAIDPMILASIRVLGSAAPESARAWLQRLQDSPNESFLLQYGDADGSLQAQSGLPVLNAPASLLYGVAAENFAETAPTAQSEPSPEPTTAEEPRLPTLGELTAWPASISGLLWPTANTTSAADLGVFAASGVSTTILETGQVASSELTTPGSLRTLGDRSVLVNDTALTRLLTEVASGQSPERSARASADLRRIFAAMARESGAESHRHLVALDRGWVDRVAGLDTALATLNELPESTVISLAAVLDQESSSGSLIPSVAPADRVTLGKQLTTDLESITRFADVLEQPEMLVGKEQAQLGSLFSVSWAGSPERWQEAVTIHNEATRTTLSSITLATTEQFNMVSWQSTLGFSVRNNLPYPARVTLRIESDNLRLSLDNELTKLIPASTTVKYSVPVRARIGNGQSVLALGLYGPTGVNLGADTSVPVNVRADWEIIGASVLIGLVVLLLGGGLTRTILKRRRARRSPETLPADPAESTSLNG, from the coding sequence ATGACGAAAACACGGATCCTTCCGCCGCTGCGGACCCTGATCGCCGCCGCTAGCGCCGTGGTGGGGCTGTTGCTGGTGCCCGCGGCCGGACCCGCCGCCGCACTAACCAGTCAGACCGGTGTCGGCACTCCTGTGGTGCGTCTGGAGCCCGCCACGGTTGAGGTAAAGCCCACCATCACGCTCAGCGGTTCGCTGGATGTTTTGGCCCCCGGCGGGGAAATCACGTTTACCTCCACCATCACCAATACCACCGCCGAGACCCTGCCGGCGGGCCGCGCCACACTCAGCTCAAGCGATCGCCCCCTGTCCACGCGCAAGATCCTCGACGGCTGGCTGAGCGGCGCGAGCGACCTGCGCCTGCCCGGCGCACTCGATTCGGTTTCCGTGCCCGAGCTGGCCCCGGGGGCATCCTATGGTGTGCCCCCGGTCACGCTCACGGCCGATCAGCTGGGGCTCTATAGCCAGTACGGTAATTATCCGGTGCGCGCCTATTATCGCGGGGGCGATGTCACCGCCGAGGATCGTTCCTCGATTCTTTTTGATACCGGCGATATTCCGGCCCCGGTGGGGGTGGCCCTGGTGGTGCCGATCACGGTACCCACGAGCGGCGATGGGCTCATCCCCTCGGAATCACTCGCGCAGTGGACGGCGCCGGGGGGTGTGCTCACCCGCCAGCTGGATGAGTCCACCGGCCGGGCCGTGACCCTCGCGATCGATCCGATGATCCTCGCCTCCATCCGGGTTCTTGGCAGCGCCGCCCCGGAATCCGCGCGCGCATGGCTGCAGCGCCTCCAGGATTCCCCCAATGAGAGTTTCCTGCTGCAATACGGGGATGCCGATGGCAGCCTGCAGGCCCAGTCCGGCCTCCCCGTGCTAAATGCCCCCGCCTCGCTGCTCTACGGCGTCGCCGCCGAAAATTTCGCCGAGACCGCACCGACCGCGCAGTCCGAGCCCTCCCCCGAGCCCACCACCGCCGAGGAGCCTCGCCTGCCCACCCTCGGGGAGTTAACGGCCTGGCCCGCGTCGATTTCGGGCCTGCTATGGCCCACGGCAAATACCACTTCCGCCGCCGATCTGGGTGTTTTTGCGGCCTCCGGGGTCTCCACGACCATTCTGGAAACCGGCCAGGTCGCGAGCAGCGAGCTCACCACCCCGGGCTCCCTGCGCACCCTCGGCGACCGCTCGGTCCTGGTAAACGACACCGCCCTGACCCGGTTGCTCACCGAGGTGGCCTCCGGGCAGTCCCCGGAGCGCAGCGCCCGGGCCTCCGCGGATCTGCGCCGAATCTTTGCGGCGATGGCGCGGGAGTCCGGCGCCGAGTCGCACCGCCATCTGGTGGCTCTGGATCGCGGCTGGGTGGATCGGGTAGCGGGCCTGGATACGGCCCTCGCCACGCTAAACGAGCTGCCCGAGTCCACGGTTATATCGCTCGCTGCCGTGCTCGATCAGGAGTCCTCCTCGGGCTCGCTGATTCCCTCGGTGGCTCCCGCGGATCGGGTCACGCTCGGAAAGCAGCTCACCACGGATCTGGAATCGATCACCCGTTTTGCCGATGTCCTGGAGCAGCCCGAAATGCTGGTGGGCAAGGAGCAGGCCCAGCTCGGCTCGCTATTTTCGGTGTCCTGGGCCGGTTCTCCCGAGCGCTGGCAGGAGGCCGTGACGATTCATAACGAGGCCACCCGCACCACGCTATCCTCGATCACCCTCGCCACGACCGAGCAGTTTAATATGGTCAGCTGGCAGTCCACGCTCGGATTTTCAGTGCGCAATAACCTGCCTTATCCGGCCCGCGTGACGCTGCGGATCGAGAGCGATAACCTGCGGCTGTCCCTGGATAACGAGCTCACCAAGCTCATTCCCGCCTCCACTACCGTGAAGTATTCGGTTCCCGTGCGTGCCCGCATCGGCAACGGCCAGAGCGTCCTGGCCCTGGGTCTCTACGGCCCGACCGGGGTAAATCTGGGTGCCGATACCTCGGTGCCGGTAAATGTGCGCGCCGATTGGGAGATTATCGGTGCCTCCGTCCTGATCGGTCTGGTTGTTCTCCTCCTCGGTGGCGGCCTGACCCGAACCATCCTGAAGCGCCGGCGTGCCCGCCGCTCGCCCGAGACGCTCCCCGCCGACCCGGCAGAAAGTACTTCCCTCAATGGCTAA
- a CDS encoding 8-oxo-dGTP diphosphatase: protein MAHPEVCVCFILRDGPRGREVLLGLKLRGLGAGKMVAPGGKLEPGETPEAAVIREVAEESGLVVAAGDLRACGVNRYAFPHRPEWSQVSWVFSTDVFSGEATHSDELELRWVPVAEIPFDLMWDDARLWLPGVLAGGSVDEDFEFGADAATVVGRGGRPLEDPTHSQ, encoded by the coding sequence ATGGCTCATCCCGAGGTTTGTGTGTGTTTTATTCTGCGTGACGGCCCCCGCGGCCGCGAGGTGCTGCTCGGGCTTAAGCTGCGCGGGCTGGGCGCCGGAAAAATGGTGGCACCCGGAGGCAAGCTGGAGCCCGGGGAGACCCCCGAGGCGGCGGTCATCCGCGAGGTGGCCGAGGAGAGTGGGCTGGTGGTGGCGGCGGGCGACCTGCGCGCGTGCGGCGTGAACCGCTATGCCTTCCCGCATCGCCCCGAGTGGAGCCAGGTGTCCTGGGTATTTAGCACCGACGTATTCTCCGGCGAGGCCACCCACTCCGATGAGCTGGAACTGCGGTGGGTACCCGTGGCGGAGATTCCCTTTGACCTGATGTGGGACGATGCCCGGCTCTGGCTGCCCGGTGTGCTCGCGGGCGGCAGCGTGGACGAGGACTTTGAATTTGGCGCGGACGCGGCCACCGTGGTGGGGCGCGGCGGACGCCCGCTTGAGGACCCGACACACTCGCAGTAA
- a CDS encoding DUF7059 domain-containing protein: MNKNRLSDLVSDLDAADYREPRLAELWGPAAADALTRANRLPARRVLAAARIEPLATLAQLFLVGDAVGVDALAEALPRFGVEGAVDAGLVAVEGDRARARVDLRPYAFVDALGEQNWWLVSDLGEMVRGGALGEGHVVGIGGAGRTLAGLIIPEPMGLALDLGTGCGIQALHLARFAERVIATDISERALEMAAFNAALNGVENIEFRLGSLFEPVAGETFDRIVSNPPFVITPRMDGVPTYEYRDGGLEGDAIVAAMMTQAPRHLAPGGIAQMLGNWEYRGELDAFDRIRGWLDAGVDAWIVERERQDPVRYAETWIRDGGTVPGTAAFEELATAWLDDFEHRGVTGVGFGYVFLRRATGDLPIWRRFERVDSRVVGGLGGHVAQVVAARDWQAARTDAELAAESLLVSGDVTEERHYWPGSEDPSVMILHQGAGFSRSVDLDTGLAAIVGASDGTLPAGVLVGAIAQLLEVDEAALAAELLPRLRELLDEGFLVPAEFNSAS; encoded by the coding sequence GTGAATAAGAACCGCCTGAGTGACCTCGTCTCCGATCTCGACGCCGCCGATTACCGGGAACCGCGCCTCGCGGAACTCTGGGGCCCGGCCGCCGCGGATGCCCTCACCCGGGCCAATCGCCTCCCCGCGCGCCGCGTCCTCGCCGCCGCCCGGATCGAGCCCCTCGCGACGCTTGCGCAACTCTTCCTCGTAGGCGATGCCGTGGGCGTGGACGCACTCGCGGAGGCCCTCCCCCGGTTTGGGGTTGAGGGTGCCGTGGACGCCGGGCTGGTGGCCGTGGAGGGCGACCGCGCCCGCGCCCGCGTGGACCTGCGCCCCTATGCGTTTGTGGATGCACTGGGTGAACAGAACTGGTGGCTCGTCTCGGACCTCGGCGAGATGGTCCGCGGCGGCGCGCTGGGCGAGGGCCACGTGGTGGGAATCGGCGGGGCCGGCCGCACGCTGGCCGGGCTGATCATTCCCGAACCGATGGGGCTCGCGCTGGACCTCGGGACCGGGTGTGGCATCCAGGCGCTGCATCTTGCGCGCTTTGCCGAGCGCGTGATCGCCACCGATATCTCCGAGCGCGCGCTGGAGATGGCCGCGTTTAACGCCGCGCTTAACGGCGTGGAAAATATCGAGTTTCGGCTCGGCAGCCTCTTTGAGCCCGTGGCCGGCGAGACCTTTGATCGCATCGTATCCAATCCGCCGTTTGTGATCACCCCCCGGATGGACGGGGTCCCCACCTATGAATATCGCGACGGCGGGCTTGAGGGCGACGCGATCGTGGCGGCCATGATGACCCAGGCCCCGCGCCACCTGGCCCCCGGCGGAATCGCGCAGATGCTTGGCAACTGGGAGTATCGCGGGGAGCTGGACGCCTTTGATCGCATCCGGGGCTGGCTCGACGCCGGCGTGGATGCGTGGATCGTGGAGCGCGAGCGCCAGGACCCCGTGCGCTATGCCGAGACCTGGATCCGCGATGGCGGCACCGTGCCCGGCACCGCCGCATTTGAGGAGCTGGCCACCGCATGGCTGGATGATTTTGAACATCGCGGCGTGACAGGAGTGGGCTTTGGCTATGTTTTCCTGCGCCGCGCGACCGGGGACCTGCCGATCTGGCGGCGCTTTGAGCGCGTGGACTCGCGCGTGGTGGGTGGGCTGGGTGGCCACGTCGCCCAGGTGGTGGCGGCCCGGGACTGGCAGGCTGCGCGCACCGATGCCGAGCTGGCCGCCGAATCGCTCCTGGTGAGCGGGGATGTCACCGAGGAGCGCCATTATTGGCCCGGATCCGAGGATCCCTCCGTGATGATCCTGCACCAGGGCGCGGGCTTTAGCCGTTCCGTGGACCTGGATACCGGGCTCGCGGCGATCGTGGGGGCGAGCGATGGGACCCTGCCGGCCGGGGTGCTGGTGGGGGCGATCGCCCAGCTGTTGGAGGTGGACGAGGCGGCCCTCGCGGCCGAGCTTCTCCCGCGCCTGCGCGAGCTGCTCGACGAGGGCTTCCTGGTGCCCGCGGAGTTTAATAGCGCGTCCTAG
- a CDS encoding RecQ family ATP-dependent DNA helicase yields MSSSQTQLDALAILADLTGVPGAQFHDGQYEAISTLVEQRRRALVVQRTGWGKSAVYFIATLLLRRRGAGPTLLVSPLLSLMRDQVSAAARAGVRAVAINSANAHEWESARAALAADEVDVLLVSPERLNNPRFRDEQLPELMSRIGMLVIDEAHCISDWGHDFRPDYRRLAELIRSLPEDLPVLATTATANARVVTDIEEQLSVDEAGVVTIRGSLARRSLRLGVLDLADSRARLGWLLSHLGDLTGSGIIYTLTVSAAEDTARLLREAGHNVRAYTGRTDTDEREESELLLKNNQLKALVATSALGMGFDKPDLGFVVHLGAPSSPVAYYQQVGRAGRGTDSADVLLLPGSEDREIWHYFATASMPDEARAEAVLAALDFDRPLSTPALEARVNIRRSPLELLLKVLDVDGAVRRVEGGWVATGAPWHYDAPRYDRIRRARLDEQQSMIDYQRGPGCRMETLQRDLDDATAAPCGRCDRCTQAWYPSDVAAEAAGVAAASLDRVSVEIEPRRQWPTGADQLGVLLDGSPVRGKIPESLRLEPGRAVARLTDLGWGNTLRELFAPGTPDAPVSEGLLGASVRVLAEWGWAERPAAVVSLPSRSHPLLVDSVARGLSRVGRLPYLGSLDLLGEGPRGSSGGNSGYRLASVWDGFTLGPELAAALEEYRGRPILLVDDRVDSRWTITVAGGLLRRAGAGSVLPFALALTA; encoded by the coding sequence ATGTCCTCCTCGCAGACGCAGCTTGATGCCCTGGCCATTCTGGCCGACCTCACCGGGGTTCCCGGCGCACAATTCCACGACGGCCAATACGAGGCCATCTCCACGCTGGTGGAGCAGCGCCGGCGGGCCCTCGTGGTGCAGCGCACGGGTTGGGGAAAATCCGCGGTCTATTTCATCGCCACGCTGCTGCTGCGCCGGCGCGGTGCCGGCCCCACGCTGCTGGTCTCGCCCCTGCTCTCGCTCATGCGCGATCAGGTCTCCGCGGCCGCGCGGGCGGGAGTGCGCGCGGTGGCCATTAACTCGGCCAATGCCCACGAGTGGGAGAGTGCGCGCGCGGCCCTCGCGGCCGATGAGGTAGACGTGCTGCTGGTCTCGCCCGAGCGCCTGAATAACCCGCGCTTCCGGGATGAGCAGCTGCCCGAGCTGATGTCGCGGATCGGCATGCTGGTAATCGATGAGGCCCACTGTATTTCCGATTGGGGCCACGATTTCCGTCCCGATTATCGCCGCCTGGCCGAGCTCATCCGCTCGCTCCCGGAGGATCTGCCCGTCCTGGCCACCACCGCCACGGCCAATGCCCGCGTGGTCACCGATATCGAGGAGCAGCTGAGTGTGGACGAGGCCGGGGTGGTCACCATCCGCGGCTCCCTCGCGCGCCGCTCCCTGCGGCTGGGGGTATTGGATCTCGCCGATTCCCGCGCCCGGCTGGGCTGGCTGCTGAGCCACCTCGGTGATCTCACCGGTTCGGGCATCATCTATACCCTCACGGTCTCGGCCGCGGAGGATACCGCGCGGCTGCTACGCGAGGCGGGGCATAACGTGCGGGCGTATACGGGTCGCACGGATACCGATGAGCGCGAGGAATCCGAGCTGCTCCTAAAAAATAATCAGCTGAAGGCGCTCGTGGCCACGAGCGCGCTGGGCATGGGTTTTGATAAGCCCGATCTGGGCTTTGTGGTGCACCTCGGTGCCCCCTCCTCGCCCGTGGCCTATTATCAGCAGGTTGGTCGCGCGGGCCGCGGCACCGATAGCGCCGATGTCCTGCTTCTTCCCGGCTCGGAGGATCGCGAGATCTGGCATTATTTTGCCACCGCGTCAATGCCCGATGAGGCCCGCGCCGAGGCCGTGCTCGCGGCACTAGATTTTGACCGCCCCCTGTCCACCCCGGCCCTCGAGGCGCGGGTAAATATCCGGCGTTCGCCGCTGGAGCTGCTGCTTAAGGTGCTGGATGTGGACGGCGCGGTGCGCCGGGTCGAGGGCGGCTGGGTGGCCACGGGTGCGCCGTGGCACTATGACGCCCCGCGCTACGATCGGATTCGGCGCGCACGCCTGGATGAGCAGCAGTCGATGATCGATTATCAGCGCGGCCCGGGCTGCCGCATGGAAACGCTTCAGCGCGATCTTGACGATGCCACGGCCGCCCCGTGTGGCCGCTGCGATCGCTGCACACAGGCCTGGTATCCGAGCGATGTTGCGGCCGAGGCCGCGGGGGTTGCGGCGGCCTCACTGGATCGGGTGTCGGTCGAGATCGAGCCGCGCCGGCAGTGGCCCACGGGGGCCGATCAGCTCGGCGTCCTGCTGGATGGCTCGCCCGTGCGCGGCAAGATTCCCGAGTCCCTGCGCCTCGAGCCGGGCCGCGCGGTGGCGCGCCTCACGGATCTGGGCTGGGGCAATACCCTGCGTGAGCTTTTTGCCCCGGGCACCCCGGATGCCCCGGTCTCCGAGGGCCTGCTGGGCGCCAGCGTGCGGGTGCTCGCGGAGTGGGGTTGGGCGGAGCGTCCGGCCGCGGTGGTATCCCTTCCCTCGCGCTCGCATCCGCTGCTGGTGGACTCGGTGGCGCGCGGCCTGTCCCGCGTGGGTCGGCTCCCGTATCTGGGGTCCCTGGATCTGCTGGGCGAGGGCCCGCGCGGTTCCTCGGGCGGAAATAGCGGCTATCGGTTGGCCTCGGTCTGGGACGGCTTCACTCTGGGTCCCGAGCTCGCCGCGGCCCTCGAGGAGTATCGCGGCCGGCCCATCCTGCTGGTAGACGATCGGGTGGATAGCCGCTGGACCATCACCGTGGCGGGTGGCCTGCTGCGCCGCGCGGGCGCGGGTAGCGTGCTTCCGTTTGCCCTCGCGCTCACGGCTTAG
- a CDS encoding bifunctional lysylphosphatidylglycerol flippase/synthetase MprF: protein MNPEQDTAEAPAVGRWHPRRLRAAAIRIPFTLSLFAVMFFMAITTAALWEPIHERRFFPAIAYGLPSFEKGHWWTLLTGMLWEPRPAMYIGLIILIPVSVMWLELRRGSAVAARYFIFGQIAAVLLCALFLALVSGVDWVWADKLANGLAVGPGPGLFACLAGAVNSLREPWRRRGRLILLYVMVVSVLFVGALVNVLNAAAIGLILLLGMRHQPRAASVHERRFTSFVSILALGAMQLILTVVQTSGPFGTTELFDGAWPHALINAAIILVLANGLRVGRRLAWVLTLLLVIFNILAGAIVFGILQIDLPELEEVTAFVSGSTVTIANAVLWCVFLVYLLVARGAFTVPIRRRLPGVAGGPEESVRTLLRREGGGDMSWMATWPDNRHFFSASGRSMLAYQVHAKTAIVLADPVGPAEERTAVCEQFIAASERAGFVPCFFVASDALRAESLPQWRSLQVAEDTIIDLPGLAFTGKRWNSVRTSINKAEREGITFRLTHLSTEPRRVQQQVRAISEAWLGDKGLPEMGFTLGGVDEALDPDVRLALAYNAEGEIDGFLSWLPVFAPGGEIHGWTLDLMRRREGGFGPVMEYLIGSSARDFSAEGAQIASLSGAPLANIGQPGATLIDSLVNGLGEAIEPLYGFRSLHAFKRKFNPRYEPVFLLYRDEGDLARIGIGLSRAFLPNASLASLARGLRHDLHETNA, encoded by the coding sequence ATGAACCCGGAGCAAGACACCGCAGAGGCACCGGCGGTCGGACGCTGGCACCCCCGGCGATTGCGGGCCGCCGCGATTCGCATCCCGTTCACGCTGAGCCTGTTCGCGGTGATGTTTTTTATGGCCATCACCACGGCCGCCCTCTGGGAGCCCATCCACGAGCGCCGCTTTTTCCCGGCCATCGCCTATGGCCTGCCGTCCTTTGAGAAGGGCCACTGGTGGACGCTGCTGACCGGAATGCTCTGGGAGCCGCGGCCCGCAATGTATATCGGGCTGATCATCCTCATCCCCGTCTCGGTGATGTGGCTCGAATTGCGCCGCGGCAGCGCGGTGGCCGCGCGCTATTTCATCTTTGGTCAGATCGCCGCCGTCCTGCTGTGTGCGCTTTTCCTCGCCCTGGTTTCGGGGGTGGACTGGGTCTGGGCGGATAAGCTCGCCAATGGCCTCGCCGTGGGCCCCGGCCCCGGACTCTTTGCGTGTCTCGCGGGGGCCGTGAACAGCCTGCGCGAACCGTGGCGGCGCCGCGGACGCCTCATTCTGCTGTATGTCATGGTGGTCTCGGTGCTCTTTGTGGGGGCGCTGGTGAACGTCTTAAATGCCGCCGCTATCGGCCTGATCCTGCTGCTGGGCATGCGCCATCAGCCGCGCGCCGCGAGCGTGCACGAGCGCCGCTTTACCTCCTTTGTCTCGATCCTCGCGCTCGGGGCCATGCAGCTCATCCTCACCGTGGTGCAGACCAGCGGCCCCTTCGGTACCACCGAGCTCTTTGACGGTGCCTGGCCCCATGCCCTGATCAACGCCGCCATCATCCTGGTGCTCGCCAATGGCCTGCGGGTGGGCCGCCGCCTGGCCTGGGTGCTCACCCTCCTCCTGGTGATCTTTAATATCCTCGCGGGCGCGATTGTTTTTGGAATCCTGCAGATCGACCTGCCCGAGCTCGAGGAGGTCACGGCGTTTGTCAGCGGCTCCACCGTGACCATCGCCAATGCCGTGCTGTGGTGTGTCTTCCTGGTTTATCTGCTGGTCGCGCGCGGCGCCTTTACGGTCCCGATCCGGCGCCGCCTTCCCGGCGTCGCGGGTGGACCCGAGGAGAGCGTGCGCACGCTGCTGCGCCGCGAGGGCGGCGGCGATATGTCCTGGATGGCCACGTGGCCCGATAATCGCCATTTTTTCAGCGCCTCGGGTCGCAGCATGCTCGCGTATCAGGTGCATGCCAAGACGGCCATTGTCCTGGCCGATCCGGTGGGCCCCGCCGAGGAGCGCACGGCGGTATGTGAACAGTTCATCGCCGCGAGCGAGCGGGCCGGCTTTGTGCCCTGCTTTTTTGTGGCCAGCGATGCGCTGCGCGCGGAGTCGCTGCCGCAGTGGCGTTCGCTTCAGGTGGCCGAGGACACCATCATCGATCTGCCCGGCCTGGCCTTCACGGGCAAGCGCTGGAACTCGGTACGCACCTCGATTAATAAGGCCGAGCGCGAGGGCATCACGTTCCGACTCACCCACCTGTCCACCGAGCCGCGGCGCGTGCAGCAGCAGGTGCGCGCGATCTCCGAGGCCTGGCTGGGCGATAAGGGCCTGCCCGAGATGGGCTTCACGCTCGGGGGAGTGGACGAGGCCCTCGACCCCGATGTCCGCCTCGCGCTGGCCTATAACGCCGAGGGGGAGATCGACGGCTTCCTGAGCTGGCTCCCGGTATTTGCGCCGGGCGGAGAGATCCACGGCTGGACGCTAGACCTGATGCGTCGCCGCGAGGGGGGCTTTGGCCCGGTCATGGAGTATCTGATCGGAAGCTCCGCGCGGGACTTCTCGGCCGAGGGGGCGCAGATCGCCTCGCTCTCGGGCGCACCGCTGGCCAATATCGGCCAGCCCGGGGCCACCCTGATCGACTCGCTCGTGAATGGGCTGGGGGAGGCCATCGAGCCGCTCTATGGCTTCCGCTCGCTGCACGCCTTTAAACGGAAATTTAATCCGCGCTATGAGCCCGTTTTCCTGCTCTATCGGGACGAGGGCGATCTGGCAAGAATCGGAATCGGCCTGAGCCGTGCGTTCCTGCCCAATGCAAGCCTGGCCTCGCTCGCGCGCGGCCTGCGCCACGATCTGCACGAGACAAACGCCTAG
- a CDS encoding L-serine ammonia-lyase, with protein sequence MTVGVFDLFSIGIGPSSSHTVGPMRAAAVFAAELSERGVLSRVRGLRVDLYGSLAATGHGHGTFTAVLLGLEGREPEHILPAEVEERLAAFAAGADLLIGGEVPLAFGAGDIVLHPLTILPRHTNGMRLSVSDAAGEEVHSATFYSIGGGFITRDGAEDSDTASSGYDAVPAQPYPFRTAAELLAHCAATGLSFSGVMLKNEEALRPEPEVRAGLLHIRDVMEECKNSALERTGLLPGGLKVRRRAPGWHARLRAEDPNRDPEFWQEWVNLVALAVNEENASGGRVVTAPTNGAAGIIPAVLFYATHYTPGMRHASAEARDDVTVRFLLAAGSVGVLYKEQASISGAELGCQGEVGSASSMAAAGLADIMGGTPAQIANAAEIAMEHNLGLTCDPIGGLVQIPCIERNAIGAAKAVNAAKMAMWGDGVHRVSLDEVIITMRETGKDMSSKYKETAMGGLAVNVVEC encoded by the coding sequence ATGACCGTCGGCGTCTTTGATCTGTTTTCCATTGGAATCGGACCGTCCAGTTCCCATACCGTGGGCCCCATGCGGGCCGCGGCCGTCTTTGCGGCGGAGCTGTCCGAACGCGGGGTACTCTCCCGGGTCCGGGGCCTGCGGGTGGACCTCTATGGTTCACTCGCGGCCACCGGGCACGGGCACGGCACGTTTACCGCCGTGCTGCTGGGCCTGGAGGGGCGCGAGCCCGAGCACATCCTGCCCGCGGAGGTGGAGGAGCGCCTCGCGGCCTTTGCCGCGGGGGCCGATCTACTGATCGGGGGAGAGGTGCCCCTCGCCTTCGGGGCCGGGGATATCGTCTTGCACCCGCTGACGATCCTGCCGCGGCATACCAATGGCATGCGCCTGAGCGTGAGCGATGCGGCGGGGGAGGAGGTGCACTCCGCCACGTTTTATTCGATCGGCGGCGGATTTATCACGCGCGATGGCGCCGAGGACTCCGACACCGCATCATCCGGTTACGATGCAGTGCCCGCGCAGCCCTATCCGTTCCGCACCGCCGCCGAGCTGCTCGCCCACTGCGCCGCAACCGGCCTAAGCTTCAGCGGCGTGATGCTCAAAAACGAGGAGGCGCTGCGTCCCGAGCCGGAGGTTCGCGCGGGCCTGCTGCATATCCGCGATGTCATGGAGGAGTGCAAAAACTCCGCACTCGAGCGCACCGGCCTGCTGCCCGGCGGGCTAAAGGTGCGCCGCCGCGCCCCGGGTTGGCATGCCCGGCTGCGCGCCGAGGACCCCAATCGCGATCCCGAGTTCTGGCAGGAATGGGTGAACCTCGTGGCCCTCGCGGTCAACGAGGAGAACGCCTCGGGCGGCCGCGTGGTCACCGCCCCGACCAATGGTGCGGCCGGAATCATCCCCGCCGTCCTCTTTTATGCCACGCACTATACGCCCGGGATGCGGCACGCGAGCGCCGAGGCGCGCGATGACGTGACCGTGCGCTTCCTGCTCGCCGCGGGTTCGGTCGGGGTGCTCTATAAGGAGCAGGCCTCGATCTCCGGCGCGGAGCTCGGCTGCCAGGGCGAGGTGGGCTCCGCCTCCTCGATGGCCGCCGCGGGCCTCGCCGATATCATGGGCGGCACCCCCGCCCAGATCGCCAATGCCGCCGAGATTGCGATGGAACATAATCTGGGCCTCACCTGCGATCCGATCGGCGGCCTGGTGCAGATTCCCTGCATCGAACGCAATGCGATCGGTGCCGCAAAGGCCGTAAACGCCGCCAAGATGGCGATGTGGGGAGACGGCGTACACCGGGTGTCGCTCGACGAGGTGATCATCACGATGCGCGAGACTGGAAAAGACATGAGCAGTAAATATAAGGAGACCGCAATGGGCGGTCTCGCGGTTAACGTCGTGGAGTGCTAA
- the gcvH gene encoding glycine cleavage system protein GcvH, with product MSKVVQNLKYSAEHEWVAEGAPARIGITAVAADALGDIVYVDLPAVGSTVTAGETCGEVESTKSVSDLYAPVSGEVIEINQGAIDDPASINSDPYGAGWLFTVAVTEEGPLLSPEDYAAANDVEI from the coding sequence ATGAGCAAGGTAGTCCAGAACCTGAAGTATTCGGCCGAACACGAGTGGGTCGCCGAGGGTGCGCCCGCGCGCATCGGTATCACCGCCGTGGCCGCGGATGCACTGGGCGATATCGTCTATGTGGATCTGCCCGCCGTGGGCTCCACCGTGACCGCGGGGGAGACCTGTGGCGAGGTGGAATCCACCAAGTCGGTATCCGATCTCTACGCGCCCGTCTCGGGCGAGGTTATCGAGATCAACCAGGGCGCCATCGACGACCCCGCGAGCATCAACTCCGATCCCTATGGGGCCGGCTGGCTGTTCACCGTGGCCGTAACCGAGGAGGGCCCGCTGCTGAGCCCCGAGGATTACGCCGCCGCCAACGACGTGGAAATCTAA